The following coding sequences are from one Vulpes vulpes isolate BD-2025 chromosome 12, VulVul3, whole genome shotgun sequence window:
- the PTGR1 gene encoding prostaglandin reductase 1 — protein MVHAKSWTLKKHFEGSPTHSNFELKTVELPSLKNGEVLLEALFLTVDPYMRVAAKRLKEGDMMMGQQVARVVESKNSAFPAGTVVVAFSGWTSHSISDGKDLEKLPAEWPDTVPVSLALGTIGMTGLTAYFGLLDICGVKGGETVMVNAAAGAVGSVVGQIAKLKGCKVVGAAGSDEKVAYLKKLGYDVAFNYKTIKSLEETLKKASPDGYDCYFDNVGGEFSNIVIPQMKKFGRIAICGAISTYNSTRPLPPGPPPENIIYQQLRMEGFLVTRWQGDVRQKALKDLLTWVIEGKVQYHEYVIEGFENMPAAFMGMLKGDNLGKTIVKA, from the exons ATGGTTCATGCTAAGAGCTGGACTCTGAAGAAGCACTTTGAAGGCAGCCCTACTCATAGTAACTTTGAGTTAAAGACGGTTGAACTCCCGTCCTTAAAAAATGGAG AGGTCCTGCTGGAAGCTTTGTTCCTTACCGTGGATCCTTACATGAG agtggcGGCCAAAAGATTGAAGGAGGGTGATATGATGATGGGGCAACAAGTGGCCAG AGTCGTGGAAAGTAAAAACTCAGCCTTCCCAGCAGGAACTGTGGTAGTGGCTTTTTCAGGCTGGACATCGCACTCTATTTCTGATGGGAAAGATCTGGAAAAGCTGCCTGCAGAGTGGCCAGACACGGTACCAGTGTCTTTGGCTTTGGGAACAATTGGCATGACAGG ACTAACAGCCTACTTTGGCCTCCTTGACATCTGTGGTGTGAAGGGTGGAGAAACAGTGATGGTTAATGCAGCAGCAGGGGCAGTGGGCTCTGTGGTGGGGCAGATTGCTAAGCTCAAG GGCTGCAAAGTTGTTGGAGCAGCAGGGTCTGACGAAAAGGTTGCCTACCTTAAAAAGCTTGGATATGATGTTGCCTTTAACTACAAAACCATAAAGTCTTTggaagaaactttgaaaaaagcCTCTCCTGATGGTTATGATTGTTACTTTGATAAT GTAGGTGGAGAGTTTTCAAACATTGTTATTCCCCAgatgaagaaatttggaagaattgCTATTTGTGGGGCCATCTCGACATATAATAGTACTCGCCCACTTCCCCCAG GCCCACCCCCGGAGAATATTATCTATCAGCAGCTCCGCATGGAAGGGTTCCTCGTTACTCGCTGGCAAGGAGATGTCCGCCAGAAGGCTCTGAAAGACTTGCTGACATGGGTCATAGAG GGTAAAGTCCAGTACCACGAATACGTCATTGAAGGATTTGAAAACATGCCGGCTGCATTTATGGGAATGCTGAAAGGAGATAATTTGGGAAAAACAATAgtgaaagcatga